From a single Candidatus Thorarchaeota archaeon genomic region:
- a CDS encoding ABC transporter ATP-binding protein gives MSNDELVLKVKNLYTNFYTYEGVVKALDGVNLFLRKGSTMGLVGETGCGKSVTARSILRLVEPPGRIEGGEVIFYKPNEETGEVEPIDLLQLPDEEMLHIRGKYISIVFQDPATFPNPVFTIGNQIAEVVMLHQDLRREAVETKIDEIKAALEQIKDDQSEKAHDRRESLTRQLKHFESLLDNPPEPDSKYKKKAALRIAERTLRLVKMPAPDKIMTQYPHELSGGMRQRALIAMALACNPVIMIADEATTALDVTVQAQVLKLLNDLKAEIGSSIILITHDMGVVAETCDWVTVMYAGTSVESCATAELFAKPRHPYTAGLLYAVPKLHERRERFPQIRGSVPNLISPPTGCRFHPRCDYATEECKQKKPELREISPGHWVACHHPLEE, from the coding sequence ATGTCCAATGATGAACTTGTACTCAAAGTTAAGAATCTCTATACAAACTTCTATACCTACGAGGGAGTAGTAAAGGCTCTTGACGGTGTTAATCTCTTCTTGCGTAAGGGATCCACGATGGGTCTTGTTGGTGAGACCGGCTGTGGGAAATCTGTCACGGCTCGCTCTATCCTTCGATTGGTTGAACCGCCTGGCCGAATTGAGGGCGGAGAAGTGATATTCTACAAGCCGAATGAGGAGACTGGCGAAGTCGAACCGATAGATCTCCTGCAATTGCCTGATGAGGAAATGTTGCACATTCGAGGGAAGTACATATCCATTGTCTTCCAAGATCCTGCGACCTTTCCAAACCCTGTCTTCACAATAGGCAATCAGATTGCTGAGGTCGTCATGCTTCATCAAGATCTTCGCCGTGAAGCGGTTGAGACTAAGATTGATGAGATCAAGGCTGCCTTAGAGCAGATAAAAGATGACCAATCTGAGAAGGCGCATGACCGCAGAGAATCGCTTACGAGGCAACTGAAACATTTTGAATCACTTCTTGATAACCCTCCCGAGCCTGATTCTAAGTATAAGAAGAAGGCGGCTTTGCGAATTGCTGAACGGACCTTGCGTCTTGTTAAGATGCCCGCTCCGGACAAAATTATGACCCAATACCCCCACGAATTGTCTGGAGGGATGCGCCAGCGAGCTCTGATAGCAATGGCACTTGCATGTAATCCTGTCATTATGATTGCCGATGAGGCGACGACTGCACTGGATGTGACTGTGCAGGCTCAAGTTCTCAAACTCTTGAATGATCTCAAGGCCGAGATTGGTTCTTCGATTATCCTGATCACCCACGATATGGGCGTTGTCGCAGAAACCTGTGATTGGGTCACTGTAATGTATGCTGGGACTTCTGTCGAGAGCTGTGCAACTGCTGAGCTGTTTGCTAAGCCCAGACATCCGTACACGGCAGGATTATTATACGCGGTACCTAAACTGCATGAGCGTCGTGAGAGATTCCCACAGATTCGAGGTAGTGTGCCAAATCTGATATCCCCACCTACTGGCTGTAGGTTCCATCCACGATGCGACTATGCTACGGAAGAATGTAAACAGAAGAAGCCCGAATTACGGGAGATCAGCCCTGGCCACTGGGTTGCTTGCCATCATCCTTTGGAGGAATAA
- a CDS encoding ABC transporter ATP-binding protein, producing the protein MPETLVEVQNLKKYFPLTGGVFRKVVGKVHAVDDVSFEIYRGETLGVVGESGCGKTTLGRTILRLLEPTDGKIFFEGQDITHLKGRDLRLLRRQMQIVFQDPMASLDPRITIKNSVGEPLLVNGIARGPKMRDMVLGLLEKVGLTEDHLNRFPHEFSGGQRQRICIARALALNPKFVVMDEPTSSTDVSVQAQTLNLMKDLQDEFGLTYMFISHNLSVVKHMSDRVAVMYLGKLVELNPIDIFAKPLHPYSFALVSAVPVPDPRYAGRAQILKGEVPSPINPPKGCRFHPRCIYAQDICRTEEPPLKDTGDGHLVACHFAGDLDFGRSAQQEYADAVESMVG; encoded by the coding sequence ATGCCCGAAACACTTGTTGAAGTACAGAATCTGAAAAAGTACTTTCCACTGACTGGTGGAGTATTCCGCAAAGTCGTGGGAAAGGTTCATGCCGTTGACGATGTGTCATTTGAGATCTACCGCGGTGAAACACTTGGTGTAGTTGGTGAATCAGGGTGTGGTAAGACCACTCTTGGACGAACCATTCTTCGGCTCCTTGAGCCGACTGATGGAAAGATCTTTTTTGAAGGGCAAGATATCACCCATCTGAAAGGACGCGACTTGCGACTTTTGCGCAGGCAAATGCAGATCGTATTTCAGGACCCGATGGCCTCACTAGACCCCCGAATCACAATCAAGAATTCTGTCGGAGAGCCCCTATTGGTCAATGGTATTGCCCGTGGCCCCAAGATGCGAGATATGGTCCTCGGCCTCTTGGAAAAAGTTGGTCTGACGGAAGATCATCTCAATCGGTTCCCCCATGAATTTAGTGGCGGGCAGCGTCAGAGAATTTGTATTGCGCGAGCACTTGCTCTCAATCCAAAGTTTGTTGTGATGGACGAGCCTACGAGCAGTACTGATGTGTCGGTACAGGCTCAGACTCTCAATCTGATGAAGGATCTACAGGACGAATTCGGGCTCACGTACATGTTCATCTCTCATAATCTCAGTGTTGTAAAGCACATGAGTGATCGAGTTGCAGTCATGTATTTGGGAAAACTTGTCGAGCTTAATCCGATTGACATTTTTGCAAAGCCGCTCCATCCGTATTCCTTTGCACTAGTGTCTGCTGTACCAGTTCCAGATCCACGCTATGCCGGGCGAGCTCAGATTCTCAAGGGCGAGGTGCCAAGTCCAATTAATCCGCCTAAAGGTTGCAGGTTCCATCCACGCTGTATCTATGCACAGGACATTTGTAGGACTGAAGAACCCCCATTGAAAGACACTGGCGATGGACACCTTGTGGCTTGTCACTTTGCTGGAGATCTCGATTTCGGTAGAAGTGCTCAGCAAGAATATGCTGATGCAGTAGAGAGCATGGTTGGGTAA
- a CDS encoding ABC transporter ATP-binding protein produces MAKGDPLLETKHLSAYYPSKKGLVKAVDDVSIEIRKGECVGLLGESGCGKSSLALALMGLFDRIAKFRAGVQNEPGIMKKYYGDGVAAEERPGVQGQIIFKGMDLTQLPEEELVKIRGDQISMIPQGLQRSLNPQYSVGYQTGETVEIHSENVRLIELRRKVLEYLGLVSLADADQRFVLDPNSFSGGEAQRILIAMSLIQGPDLVIADEPTTALDVTIQRQILNVLAMIRDEFEVSLLLISHDAGVIAELADRVAVMYAGKIMEYGDAKQIFLDPSHPYTMGLMSSFPTIAMMRMRAGGKRPVLRGIPGDPPDLTNVPSGCPFHPRCQFATDICKQEIPEYREVETDHWIRCHHYGEFPTK; encoded by the coding sequence ATGGCAAAGGGAGACCCTCTACTCGAGACTAAGCATCTATCCGCATACTACCCATCAAAGAAAGGCCTTGTTAAGGCCGTTGATGATGTCTCAATAGAGATCCGAAAAGGAGAATGTGTTGGGCTACTCGGAGAGAGTGGATGTGGTAAGAGTTCCTTGGCCCTCGCACTGATGGGACTATTCGATCGCATCGCCAAGTTTCGAGCTGGCGTCCAGAACGAACCGGGTATAATGAAAAAATATTATGGGGACGGCGTAGCTGCCGAAGAGCGCCCGGGAGTACAGGGACAGATCATCTTCAAGGGAATGGACCTCACACAGTTGCCAGAAGAAGAACTGGTAAAGATTCGAGGCGATCAGATATCAATGATCCCTCAGGGACTGCAACGTTCGCTTAACCCACAATATAGCGTTGGCTATCAGACCGGGGAAACAGTGGAAATACACTCGGAGAATGTGCGGCTTATAGAACTGCGTCGTAAGGTGCTTGAGTATTTAGGTCTCGTGAGTCTCGCCGATGCCGATCAACGTTTTGTGCTTGACCCTAACAGCTTCAGTGGTGGAGAAGCACAGCGAATTCTCATTGCAATGTCACTCATTCAGGGGCCAGATCTGGTCATAGCCGACGAGCCCACAACGGCATTAGATGTGACCATCCAGCGGCAGATCCTGAATGTGCTTGCCATGATCAGAGATGAGTTCGAAGTGTCGCTTCTGCTCATCAGCCATGACGCGGGGGTCATCGCAGAGCTTGCCGACAGAGTTGCAGTCATGTATGCAGGCAAGATCATGGAATATGGTGATGCAAAACAGATCTTTCTAGACCCCAGCCATCCATACACAATGGGTCTCATGAGCTCGTTCCCAACCATTGCAATGATGCGAATGCGGGCAGGTGGAAAGCGTCCTGTCCTGAGGGGAATTCCTGGAGATCCTCCAGACCTGACTAATGTACCATCAGGCTGCCCGTTCCATCCGCGTTGCCAATTTGCGACTGACATCTGCAAGCAAGAGATCCCAGAGTATAGAGAGGTCGAGACCGACCACTGGATCAGATGTCATCACTATGGAGAGTTCCCAACAAAATAA
- a CDS encoding ABC transporter ATP-binding protein, producing the protein MPSFIDDPVLKVEHLSAYYTSKRGLVHAVEDVSFDIRRGEVVGLFGESGAGKTSIALSIMGIFDQVSRFYASSSGNEENKRLWQLRDEARKKGLSSKEMGMALPGLEGHIWFEGKDLLTLDEEKYRKLRGDRITYVPQGTKLSLNPYMTIGYQTAESLWAHDEDDMLTERQVLRRVLKVLDIVDLGDADIRRYQKPGQFSMGEDQRVLIAMAMISNPALLIADEPTTAVDAGVRRKILDALEVARRELNLAMLLISNDQSVAAQTSDRVAVMSSGRIMEFGSTKRVLTSPGHPFTRAFIMSNPSMEIIRRIREKGLRIRGIPGKPPDLVNPPSGCPFHPRCEYATDICREKVPEYREVEDDHWIFCHRYEELPEW; encoded by the coding sequence ATGCCTTCGTTCATCGACGACCCTGTTCTCAAGGTCGAGCATCTCAGTGCCTACTATACATCCAAGAGAGGTCTCGTGCATGCTGTAGAGGATGTGTCCTTTGACATCAGACGCGGAGAAGTAGTGGGCCTCTTCGGAGAGTCTGGAGCTGGGAAGACTTCGATAGCATTATCGATCATGGGCATCTTTGATCAGGTCTCAAGATTCTACGCTTCATCTTCAGGCAATGAGGAAAACAAACGCCTTTGGCAACTTCGAGATGAGGCTAGGAAGAAGGGACTATCATCAAAGGAGATGGGGATGGCATTACCGGGGCTCGAAGGGCACATCTGGTTCGAAGGAAAGGATCTCCTCACGTTAGACGAAGAGAAATATCGTAAACTCAGAGGCGATCGAATCACATACGTTCCACAAGGAACCAAGCTCTCTCTCAACCCATATATGACAATTGGATATCAGACTGCGGAATCGCTCTGGGCACACGATGAAGACGACATGCTCACTGAACGCCAAGTCCTAAGGCGAGTCCTCAAAGTTCTGGACATCGTTGATCTTGGAGATGCTGACATAAGACGCTACCAGAAACCGGGGCAATTCAGTATGGGTGAGGACCAACGTGTCCTGATTGCCATGGCCATGATCTCCAACCCTGCACTGTTGATTGCCGATGAACCGACCACTGCTGTAGATGCTGGTGTTCGGCGCAAGATCCTTGACGCTCTTGAAGTGGCCCGTCGTGAACTGAATCTCGCAATGCTTCTGATCAGCAACGATCAATCAGTCGCGGCGCAGACATCGGATCGCGTCGCGGTCATGTCAAGTGGAAGAATAATGGAATTTGGAAGCACCAAGAGAGTTCTGACCTCTCCGGGACACCCATTTACTCGCGCGTTCATAATGAGCAATCCTTCCATGGAGATCATACGCCGCATCAGAGAGAAGGGCCTTCGAATTAGGGGGATTCCTGGCAAGCCGCCCGATCTTGTCAATCCACCATCAGGCTGTCCATTCCATCCGCGTTGTGAGTATGCAACGGACATATGCAGAGAGAAAGTACCTGAATACCGTGAGGTCGAAGATGATCATTGGATCTTCTGCCACAGGTATGAAGAACTCCCGGAGTGGTAA
- a CDS encoding MFS transporter has protein sequence MNEGMDYHSSSITKGHRLTHTFEASIDSNITMVAVDWLVPETMESKKASAIGIYVAFSIQAIAMAIGWQFISYFLKHELGVTSYLVMTTLFAIPALITIGAVGFWGFVSDKLGRRKPVMILGFVGYFATYLFYSFVTNEIEYFIIAVIGTFFSAGAIPAGQALLTTDTHTKGERLSLLLVAQSAGWFLGALSSGFLYDLIGMYTLYRIAALLSIFAAVSCIIIVHDVPIREHVEHDTLGFIHLLGRPGMPQLLLAIALSSLGVNAITSVVPIIIPDELGGQISYVGLGNSAATALAVLITAYVGRIIDRKGPVGVIIIGYATYAMFAFGFALVTDPISATILYALPLYPLASTASFTFGSLISGEKERGRAMGLVSGAQNAGAALGPIIGGVFADQIFHRAQPIAWITLMFNIVALVLSISLIGVGRRLQAETVAKRVASESVGPDGDGTL, from the coding sequence ATGAACGAAGGCATGGATTATCATTCATCTTCAATCACAAAAGGTCATCGACTGACGCATACGTTCGAAGCCTCCATCGACAGCAATATTACTATGGTCGCCGTGGATTGGTTGGTGCCGGAAACCATGGAGTCGAAGAAGGCCAGTGCGATTGGTATCTATGTCGCATTCTCGATTCAGGCAATTGCAATGGCTATCGGCTGGCAGTTCATCTCCTACTTTCTCAAACATGAACTTGGAGTCACTTCCTATCTGGTCATGACCACGCTCTTTGCAATCCCCGCACTAATCACGATTGGTGCAGTTGGTTTCTGGGGGTTTGTCTCTGACAAGCTAGGCCGGCGTAAGCCCGTCATGATCCTTGGTTTTGTGGGCTATTTTGCGACTTACTTGTTTTACTCGTTCGTCACAAATGAGATCGAGTATTTCATTATTGCAGTCATTGGGACCTTTTTTTCAGCAGGGGCAATTCCCGCTGGTCAGGCACTTTTGACCACTGATACGCACACCAAAGGTGAACGCCTTAGCCTCCTTCTTGTCGCACAATCAGCTGGTTGGTTCTTGGGTGCACTCAGTAGTGGGTTCCTGTACGATCTCATAGGCATGTATACGCTCTATCGTATTGCTGCATTGTTGAGCATATTTGCTGCGGTCTCGTGTATAATCATTGTTCATGATGTTCCCATTAGAGAACATGTTGAGCATGATACTCTAGGGTTCATCCATCTACTTGGTCGTCCGGGAATGCCACAGTTACTTCTAGCAATCGCCCTCAGTTCTTTGGGCGTTAATGCAATCACGTCAGTCGTACCGATTATAATCCCTGACGAACTCGGTGGTCAGATCTCATATGTTGGTCTGGGTAATTCTGCGGCAACCGCTCTTGCAGTACTGATCACTGCTTACGTGGGTCGAATCATTGACAGGAAGGGCCCAGTTGGTGTAATCATCATCGGCTATGCAACATACGCTATGTTCGCCTTTGGATTCGCACTTGTCACTGATCCTATCTCCGCTACTATTCTCTATGCACTTCCATTATATCCCTTGGCGAGTACAGCCTCGTTTACATTTGGATCCCTTATCTCTGGGGAAAAAGAGCGTGGCCGCGCGATGGGCTTGGTCAGTGGTGCTCAAAATGCTGGGGCTGCTTTGGGCCCAATTATTGGTGGAGTCTTTGCAGACCAGATCTTTCATCGAGCGCAACCGATTGCTTGGATTACATTGATGTTTAACATAGTTGCACTTGTTCTCTCCATCAGTCTAATAGGTGTGGGCCGGAGGCTTCAGGCTGAGACCGTTGCAAAACGAGTTGCTTCGGAATCGGTGGGCCCCGATGGAGATGGTACTCTCTAA
- a CDS encoding PAS domain S-box protein: MPNVNSNETGLLVYMNTPAILVDKNHVIHEASPPLLALLGVPLEEIKGKKCWDVFHEEKTAPDYCPFTSVLSHHKRAAVKIDVPVLDTDQIVIHFPLKIAGNPQEFVIIAFDVDTDLDSSLVSPAPDRIREMLFDTISVPLLILDSDLCIIIANSSFYETFKLVKNNTIGMRFDELKEGCFKTTELQSLMEQISRGDSILEKVESTIKFPVIGIRDLAFTSRRFHLGNENNIFTVVEIHDITEKKEIERELQKRGPSYQLLVEEAFEGIAIMQNGRYVYINESFASQIGCSRQEALELSNEEIWARVHPDDVPILRARNGELNQGLFKLPSLRFRYLHPDGTVCWVDSFVKKIKLAGKSANLLYQNDITDYVHTIRELEQSESRLRAIFETTPIAIVIFDLSGHVVEITQAGIELAGIDSPEELRNFNLLEAPDLPEEIKRKVKEGKTLIFDLTLDFNRLAQANIYPTKRRDTAYLKVGIAPLRMGEEEHIEGYIVQIVDITRQMLAEKRAVTAAELAFVTSDIMAHDLRNFLQRIELAGELLKRQSMTKEQANSIEMILDSVESAQQIISDMAMTQNLISTPMVVESLQKALDNALQQLSTRYQDANIEVEYRTLNPIVMADEHLERLFSTIIENAIVHNDKDRKQVWVTIKEEDIYYCVTIEDNGPGIPHAIKESILDPKKRSAGVGLIQAQLIAKKYGGSLSIQDRIPNTQGSGAKVQILIPKYVTPPL, from the coding sequence GTGCCAAATGTCAACAGTAACGAAACAGGTCTGCTTGTTTATATGAATACACCAGCAATACTCGTAGACAAGAATCATGTCATTCACGAGGCCAGCCCACCTTTACTCGCATTACTGGGAGTGCCATTGGAGGAGATCAAGGGAAAGAAATGTTGGGATGTGTTCCATGAAGAAAAGACAGCACCAGATTATTGTCCATTCACCTCAGTGCTCTCACACCACAAACGGGCCGCAGTAAAGATAGATGTACCAGTCCTAGACACCGATCAGATTGTCATTCATTTCCCCCTAAAAATCGCAGGCAACCCGCAAGAATTTGTAATTATCGCATTTGATGTTGACACTGATCTCGATTCTTCACTGGTCTCTCCCGCACCGGATAGAATTAGAGAGATGTTATTTGATACGATTAGCGTACCATTGTTGATTCTCGATTCGGACTTGTGCATAATTATTGCAAATAGTTCATTCTATGAAACCTTCAAACTTGTAAAAAACAACACGATTGGAATGCGCTTCGATGAGCTAAAGGAGGGTTGCTTCAAGACAACGGAATTACAGAGTCTTATGGAACAAATATCACGTGGCGACAGCATTCTAGAGAAGGTCGAGTCCACCATTAAGTTTCCAGTCATTGGAATAAGAGATCTTGCCTTCACCAGCAGGCGATTCCATCTAGGTAACGAAAATAATATATTTACTGTTGTTGAAATCCACGACATCACAGAGAAAAAAGAGATTGAGCGTGAACTCCAGAAGAGAGGGCCCAGCTATCAGCTATTGGTTGAAGAAGCATTTGAGGGCATTGCGATTATGCAGAATGGAAGATATGTCTATATCAATGAATCATTTGCTTCACAAATTGGATGTTCACGTCAAGAAGCATTAGAATTAAGTAATGAAGAAATATGGGCCAGAGTTCATCCGGATGATGTGCCCATACTGAGAGCGAGAAATGGCGAACTGAACCAAGGCCTCTTCAAATTACCAAGTCTTCGTTTTCGGTATCTTCACCCAGATGGGACAGTCTGTTGGGTGGATTCATTTGTCAAGAAGATCAAGCTTGCGGGAAAATCCGCGAACTTACTATATCAGAACGATATCACTGATTATGTACATACTATCCGGGAACTAGAACAAAGTGAGAGCCGTCTACGTGCAATATTTGAAACCACCCCAATTGCGATTGTGATCTTTGATTTATCAGGTCATGTAGTAGAAATAACTCAGGCAGGAATAGAACTGGCAGGAATTGACTCACCTGAAGAATTACGGAATTTTAATCTCTTAGAGGCACCCGATCTTCCGGAGGAGATAAAGAGAAAGGTCAAGGAAGGAAAGACCCTAATCTTCGATCTGACTCTAGACTTCAATAGGTTAGCCCAAGCAAATATCTATCCGACTAAACGCAGGGACACTGCATACCTGAAGGTTGGTATTGCTCCGCTGAGAATGGGGGAGGAAGAGCATATTGAAGGATATATCGTACAGATAGTTGACATCACAAGACAGATGCTAGCTGAAAAGAGAGCAGTAACAGCTGCAGAACTTGCCTTTGTCACATCAGACATCATGGCTCACGATCTACGAAACTTTCTCCAGCGGATAGAGTTAGCAGGAGAACTCCTGAAGCGTCAATCCATGACAAAGGAACAAGCAAACTCCATCGAAATGATACTGGATTCTGTCGAGTCTGCGCAACAGATCATATCTGATATGGCCATGACGCAGAATCTTATTTCAACACCTATGGTTGTAGAGTCTCTTCAAAAGGCACTGGACAACGCACTTCAACAACTATCAACAAGATATCAAGATGCCAATATAGAAGTCGAATATCGGACCCTCAATCCGATTGTGATGGCTGACGAACACTTGGAACGCCTCTTTTCAACTATCATTGAGAACGCGATCGTTCATAATGACAAAGACCGTAAGCAAGTGTGGGTCACCATCAAAGAGGAGGACATCTATTATTGTGTGACTATTGAAGATAATGGGCCGGGAATTCCACATGCGATAAAAGAGAGCATCTTGGATCCCAAAAAGCGTTCTGCAGGAGTCGGCCTGATTCAGGCCCAATTAATAGCAAAGAAATACGGTGGAAGCCTGAGCATTCAAGATAGGATACCCAACACTCAAGGGTCGGGTGCCAAGGTCCAAATATTAATTCCAAAATATGTCACACCCCCACTCTAA
- a CDS encoding amidohydrolase, producing the protein MKAITGATIMCPVQGTIEEGTILFDENGIKAVGKNIEIPKDAEIIDAAGKFVTPGYIDAHTHQGIFDGSIGWAGADGNESVNPITPELRGLDSFNPFEPSLKEVVQGGVTCFNTGPGSANVIGGQAFVIKPTGSGVVDEMVVLAPSGLKVALGENPKRVHGNDKRSPATRMAVAALLRKTFTEGQNYLNEWTAYGEKAREAKKKGEAPPTPPKKNIAMEVIAKVLKREIPLHAHAHRADDIVTIIRIAKEFNIRIVIIHCTEGHKIADFIAEADVPAVVGPTMYWVSKPETRERSFETAVKLVKAGVKVALQTDSLTPMLHFQLLPMYVIKHGLTREEAFRCVTMNPAEILGIEDRVGSLERGKDADIVVWSGDPFDFYSRPEQVFINGMPVNIDD; encoded by the coding sequence ATGAAAGCGATCACTGGTGCAACGATTATGTGTCCGGTCCAAGGGACAATTGAAGAAGGAACCATTCTGTTTGATGAGAATGGGATCAAGGCTGTCGGGAAGAATATCGAGATTCCCAAAGACGCGGAGATCATTGATGCGGCTGGTAAGTTCGTCACACCCGGTTACATTGACGCGCACACGCATCAAGGGATATTTGATGGATCGATCGGTTGGGCCGGAGCAGATGGCAACGAATCTGTAAATCCCATTACACCGGAGCTTCGTGGCCTCGACTCATTCAATCCTTTTGAGCCATCCCTAAAAGAGGTCGTTCAGGGAGGTGTCACCTGTTTCAACACTGGTCCGGGTTCTGCAAACGTGATCGGTGGTCAGGCCTTTGTCATAAAACCAACAGGCTCAGGTGTAGTCGATGAAATGGTAGTCCTTGCACCGTCCGGTCTGAAGGTTGCACTGGGTGAGAATCCGAAACGTGTTCATGGGAACGACAAGAGATCACCAGCAACAAGAATGGCAGTGGCTGCACTCCTGCGTAAGACCTTCACTGAAGGCCAGAACTATCTCAACGAGTGGACAGCATACGGAGAGAAGGCCCGCGAGGCCAAGAAAAAGGGAGAGGCCCCACCAACACCCCCGAAAAAGAATATTGCCATGGAGGTCATTGCAAAGGTCCTCAAGCGAGAGATCCCGCTTCATGCACACGCTCATAGAGCAGATGACATCGTGACCATCATTCGAATTGCAAAAGAGTTCAACATCAGAATCGTAATCATTCATTGCACCGAGGGACACAAGATTGCGGACTTTATCGCAGAGGCGGATGTTCCAGCAGTAGTCGGTCCAACCATGTACTGGGTGAGCAAGCCCGAGACCCGGGAGCGATCATTTGAGACCGCAGTCAAACTTGTGAAGGCCGGAGTAAAAGTGGCCTTGCAGACAGACTCGCTGACACCTATGCTACACTTCCAGTTATTGCCAATGTACGTCATCAAACACGGTCTCACACGCGAGGAGGCATTTCGATGTGTGACAATGAATCCGGCTGAGATTCTGGGGATAGAAGATCGAGTCGGCTCGCTTGAAAGAGGAAAAGATGCGGACATCGTTGTCTGGTCAGGCGATCCCTTTGACTTCTATAGTCGCCCCGAACAGGTCTTCATTAATGGGATGCCGGTCAATATTGATGATTAA
- a CDS encoding type II toxin-antitoxin system HicB family antitoxin yields the protein MQLPVIVTKERQYFVALAPDVDIASQGLTMDEALANLEEALDFYFEDEDVIRPTV from the coding sequence ATGCAGCTGCCCGTAATAGTGACCAAGGAGCGTCAATACTTTGTGGCTCTCGCACCGGATGTGGATATTGCGAGCCAAGGTCTAACGATGGATGAGGCTCTAGCAAACTTGGAAGAAGCGCTTGATTTCTATTTTGAGGATGAAGATGTTATTCGTCCCACAGTGTAA
- the tsaA gene encoding tRNA (N6-threonylcarbamoyladenosine(37)-N6)-methyltransferase TrmO: MQMNPITIKPIGVIRTPFEKSKGLPIQASMTDVEGHVELDPEYVDGLATLDLFSHAILVYWFHKVKPVELTVVPYMDSNPHGVFATRSPSRPNCIGLSTVEIVEINGPIIRFRGADMLDWTPLLDIKPFVPEFDNRENATSGWLTEYLKKTPRKFSDDRFEA; this comes from the coding sequence ATGCAGATGAATCCAATTACCATCAAACCAATCGGTGTGATCCGTACTCCATTTGAAAAGAGCAAGGGACTCCCCATTCAGGCGTCTATGACTGATGTTGAGGGCCATGTGGAACTCGACCCGGAATATGTGGATGGTCTTGCTACACTTGACTTGTTCTCTCATGCTATTCTTGTTTACTGGTTCCATAAGGTGAAGCCGGTGGAGTTGACAGTTGTTCCGTATATGGATTCAAATCCACATGGGGTGTTTGCCACTCGTTCTCCTTCACGACCAAATTGTATTGGTCTGTCCACTGTTGAAATAGTAGAGATCAATGGTCCAATCATCCGCTTTCGAGGCGCTGACATGTTGGACTGGACTCCGCTTCTCGACATCAAGCCTTTTGTTCCCGAATTTGATAATCGGGAGAACGCCACATCCGGCTGGCTAACAGAGTATCTTAAGAAGACACCACGCAAATTTTCCGATGATCGCTTTGAGGCATAG